From the genome of Streptomyces sp. S4.7:
ATTCCCGCGCCTGCGACGCTGACCTCCGCCGACGTCCGCCGATGTGAAGGAGGGGGCGGCGGCCTTTTCAGGCCGCCGCCCCCTCCCCGTCACCGGTGCTCCCCCTGCCCTACGGCTTGGGCGTGGCGTGCGGCGCGCACGTCACGTCGCGGCGGTCGAGCTCGCCGCTGAGCAGATACGACTCGACCCGGTCGTTGATGCACGGGCTCGCCACATTGGTGATTCCGTGCGAACCGGCGTCCCGCTCGGTGATCAGGCGTGAGCCCTTGAAGCGCTTGTGCAGCTCGACGGCGCCCCCGTACGGGGTGGCGGCGTCGCGCTCGGACTGCGCGATCAGTACGGGCGGCAGGCCCCGGCCCGTCTTGACCTCGACCGGTGTCTGCTGCTCCACGCCCCAGGTGGCGCAGGGCAGGTTCATCCAGGCGTTGGCCCAGGTGAGGAACGGGTGGTCGCGGTGGAGCCGGGTGTTGTCCCGGTCCCAGGTGCGCCAGCTCGTGGGCCACTTGGCGTCGGCGCACTCGACCGCGGTGTAGACGGCGTTGCTGTTCTCCGCGCGCGCGTTGCCGACCGTGTCGGACAGGTCGGGTGCGGCGGCGTCGACGAGCGCCTGGGTGTCTCCGGCCAGGTACTTGCTCCAGGTGTCGGCGACCGGCACCCAGCTGGAGTCGTAGTACGGAGCGCTCTGGAACAGACCGATGAGTTCGGCCGGTCCCACGACGCCGCCGATCGGGTCCTTCTCGGCGGTGGCGCGGAGCTTGTCCCACTGCTTCTCGACCTTGGCGACGGTGTCGCCGATGTGGAACGCCGCGTCGTTCTCGGCGACCCACTTCTTCCAGTCGTCGAAGCGCTTCTCGAAGGCGACGTCCTGGTCCAGGTTGGCCTGGTACCAGATCTTCTCCTTCGACGGGTTGACCACGCTGTCCAGCACCATGCGTCGCACATGGGACGGGAAGAGCGTGCCGTAGACGGCGCCCAGGTAGGTGCCGTAGGAGACGCCGACGTAGTTGAGCTTCCTGTCGCCGAGCGCGGCCCGCAGGACGTCCAGGTCACGCGCGGTGTTGGGCGTCGTCATGTGCGGCAGCATCCAGCCGCTGCGCTCCTTGCAGCCGTCCGCGTACTCGGCGGCGAGCTTGCGCTGGGCGCGCTTGTCGGCCTCACTGCCGGGGACGGGGTCGGCCTTGGGAGCCTTGACGAACTCCTGCGGGTCGACGCACGAGATGGGCGTCGAGCGGCCCACACCGCGCGGGTCGAAGCCGACGAAGTCGTAGGCCTTCGCGGCGTCCGCCCAGATGGCGTTCTTGGTGACGACACGGCGCGGGAACGCCATTCCGGAACCGCCGGGGCCACCGGGGTTGTAGACGAGGGAGCCCTGACGCTCACTCGCGCCGCCCGTGTTGCCTATCCGGTCGACGGCTATCTTGATCTGCTTGCCGTTCGGACGGGCGTAGTCGAGCGGAACGCTCACGTAGCCGCACTGGATCGGCTTCTCCAGGGCCCAGTCGGCCGGGCAGTCCGCCCAGTCGATGCCCTTCCTCGCGGCCCGCTCGGCGGCGACCTCGGCGCCGTGTGCCTGAGCGCTCCGGGTCTTCTGCTCCGCGCTCCGCGCCTGCGAGCCGTCGGCCGCGCGGCCGACGGCGCTCGCCGACGAGGCGGCGAGCGTGGTCGCTATGAGCGTGCCCGCGAGCAGAGTGCCTGCCGAGCCGAGTAGTGCTGTGCGTCTCAAGTGGTACCTCCCCCTGTGTGGCGCGCCGCGCGCTGCGGCGCTGTTCGTAGGGATACCGAGGGGATCCTTCCGTCTCCGGGCAGGTCGGGGCCAGGTCATGGCGCTGATTCTTTGCCGAACCGATAGCCGGTGAACCCGGTTCCGCTCAGCGGTACATGTCCGCCAGGGCGTCGTCCAGGACCTGTCGCAGCGCTCGGGCGTCCGGCGCGAGGGCGGTCACCAGTGCGCCGGGACCGCTGAGCGCGGTGAGTACGGCGGTGTCGCCGAGCAGCCGGGGCGCCACCGGCTTCCCCTCGAACTCCGGTGCCACCATCAGGAGTTGGCCGACGGCGCGGTGGCCGCCGATGACCGCGCCACCGTCCCAGCCACCAGGGGCGCCGGGCCCGAGGGCAAGTTGCTGGTCCAGCAGCGGGCGGCCCGTGTGGTGCACGGTGAGCCGGGAGGTGAAGGTGCCGGGTGCCTCCCCGTGGCGGCCGAGGATCAACTCCTCGCGCAGCACCAGCCGGGCGGCGGGGCCGAGTTCGACACGGGTGCGCGTGCGCAGGTCACTGCCGGTGACGGAGATGAGCTGCTCGGGCAGCCAGTGCAGTACGGCGCCCGCGCCGACCGTCAGACGTACGTCGTAGCCGGCGTGGTCGGCGGGCTCGTCACCGGCGCGGTGGCCGGGCAGCGCGATCATGGCCGCCGCCGCGTCCACGGTGAGGGCTGCCCCGTCGCGTACCACCGCCTCCAGGGCGAGCCGGTCACCGCCGAGGGGTGCGCTCATCGCGCCGACGACGGTGACGCGCACGTGGGCGGAACCGGTGGCCGCCCGCGTACGGCGCAGTGCCAGCGGGCCGGCGCTCTCCAGCACCGGCAGGGCGGTGCCGCCGCGCCCGTCCGGCGCGGCGGTGATCCGGGCGGTCGCGTGGACGCTCATGCGGTCCAGGCGGTGAATCGCGCGCGTACCCAGTCGGCCACCGGGGCCACCCCGTCGGGGCCGGTGAGGGAGGTGAACAGGACGGGCAGTTCGCCGCGCTGCTCCTTGGCGTCGGACGCCATGCGCCCGAGGTCCGAGCCGACGTACGGCGCGAGGTCGGTCTTGTTGATCACCAGCAGGTCCGAGGTGGTGACGCCGGGGCCGCCCTTGCGGGGGATGTCGTCGCCGCCGGCGACGTCGATGACGAAGATCTGCGCGTCCACCAGGCCCTTGGAGAAGGTGGCGGTGAGATTGTCCCCACCGGACTCGACCAGGATCAGATCGAGCGGTCCGACGGAGTCCTCCAGGTCTTCGACGGCTTCGAGGTTGGCGGAGATGTCGTCGCGGATCGCGGTGTGCGGGCAGGCCCCGGTCTCGACGGCCTGGATCCGCTCGGCGGGCAGCACGGCGTTGCGCAGCAGGAACGCCGCGTCCTCCCGGGTGTAGATGTCGTTGGTGACGACGGCGATGGACAACTGGTCGCGCAGGGCGCGGCAGAGGGCCGCGACGGTCGCGGTCTTGCCGGAGCCGACGGGCCCGCCGAGGCCGATGCGCAGGGCCCGCCGCGTGCCGTCGGGGCGCGCGGCTCCCGCGCCGTGGCCGTGCGGGTCGAGATACGGGTCGGTGTACGGGTCGGCGTGGTCGAGGTGCACGGTGCGGCTCCTTCGTGGTCGTGCGGGCGTGCGGACGGACAGGCGGGTGACCGGGTGTTACGAGGCGAAGAGGCGCACCGCCCAGGCCGCGTGAGCCTCGGCGGTGATGTCGAGCAGTGGCGCCGACGCGGCGGGCAGGGCGCCGGGGCCCTTGCGTACGGCGCGGTGCGCGGTGGCGACGGCGTGCAGTGCGGTGGCGTCGATGTCGGGTGCCAGCCGGGCCAGGACGGCGGTCGCGTCGAAGGGGTCCAGGCTGAGCAGCCGTACGGCGGCGGTGGCCGGGCCGCTGACCGTCTCGTACAGGACGCAGTGCGCGGCGTCCTCGGGTCCGAGGCCGGCCGAGCGTGCGGCGAGGCCGAGGACGATCGGCTGGTGGGCCCCGCGCGGGCGTGCCGCCGCCAGCGCGTCGAGTTCGGGGCCGGGCCAGGTGGCGCGTGCGGCGCGCATCATCTGGCGGCCGAGTCTGCGGGCGGTGGCGCGCAGGGCGGGTGAGGGGGTGCGTGCGTCGGCGGCCTCGTCGAGCGCGAGGGGGTCGACGCCGAGTACCGCCGCCGCGGCGAGCGCGGCGGCGGTGAGGCCGGTGGTGTGGAGCCGGCCCCGGCAGAAGGACGCGAGGTCGCGGGCGTCGGTGAGCCGCCCCGCGCGGACGGCCGCCTCGGCGCCGCCCGAGTGGGCGTGGCCGCCGGCCGGAAACCGGCCGTCGGCGAGGACGAGCAATGCGGCGCGGCTCATCAGAAGAGGAAGTAGCGCTGCGCCAGGGGCAGTTCGGCGGCGGGTGCGGGTTCGACCACATCGCCGTCGATCGTCACCGTGAAGGTGTCGGGGTCGACCTGGACCCGTGGCAGGGCGTCGTTCTGCCGCATGTCGGCCTTGCCGACGGAGCGGGTGTTCCCGATGGGCACGAAGCGTTTGCCGAGGCCGAGGCGTTCGGGCAGGGCGTCCTCGATGGCCTCCTGTGCGACGAAGTTGACGGAGTTGGCCGCCGGGGCCGTGCCGGTCGCGCCGAACATGGGCCGGGGCATGACGGGTTGCGGGGTGGGGATGGAGGCGTTGGCGTCGCCCATCTGCGCGTACGCGATCTGGCCGCCCTTGATGACCAGTTGGGGTTTCACGCCGAAGAACGCCGGGTCCCACAGCACGAGATCGGCGAGCTTGCCGGTCTCGACGGAGCCGATCTCGTGGTCGAGGCCCTGTGCCACGGCCGGGTTGACGGTGTATTTGGCGACGTAGCGGCGGACCCGGTGGTTGTCGGCCCGGCCGTCGCCGGGCAGTGCGCCCCGGCGTTTCTTCATCACGTGCGCGGTCTGCCAGGTCCGCAGGACGACCTCGCCGATGCGGCCCATGGCCTGTGAGTCGGAGGAGATGATCGAGATCGCTCCGAGGTCGTGCAGGATGTCCTCGGCCGCGATGGTGGACGGTCTGATCCGTGACTCGGCGAACGCCAGGTCCTCGGGGACGGCGGGGTTGAGGTGGTGACAGACCATCAGCATGTCGAGGTGTTCGTCGATGGTGTTGACGGTGTGCGGCCGCGTCGGGTTGGTCGAGCTGGGCAGGACGTACGGCTCGGAGACCACGGTGATGATGTCGGGGGCGTGACCGCCGCCCGCGCCCTCCGAGTGGTACGCGTGCAGGGTCCGCCCGGCGACGGCGGCGAGTGTGTCGGCGACGAATCCGGCCTCGTTGAGCGTGTCGGTGTGGATGGCGAGCTGTACGCCGGTCTCCTCGCAGACGCGGAGGCAGGCGTCGATGACGGCCGGGGTCGCCCCCCAGTCCTCGTGGATCTTGAACCCGAGGGCGCCGCCCCGCAGTTGGGAGTACATGGCGTCGCGCGACATCGTGTTGCCCTTGCCGAGCAGCCCGATGTTGACGGGGGCCGACTCCAGGGCGGCGAACATCCGTGCCAGGTGCCAGGGGCCCGGGGTGACGGTCGTCGCCTTCGTTCCCTCGGCGGGTCCCGTACCGCCGCCGACGAGTGTGGTGATGCCGGAGGAGAGCGCCTGGTCGACGAGGGTCGGGGAGATGAAGTGGACGTGGGCGTCGACGGCTCCGGCGGTGAGGATCTTCCCGTTGCCCGCGATGATCTCGGTCTCGGGTCCGATGACGAGATCGGGGTGGACGCCGTCCATGGTGTCCGGGTTGCCGGCCTTGCCGATGCCGGTGATACGGCCGTCCCGGATGCCGATGTCGGCCTTGACGATGCCCCAGTGGTCGATGATCACGGCGCCGGTGAGCACCGTGTCCGGGGCGCCCTCGGCCCGCGTCGTACGCGACTGGCCCATCGACTCGCGGATCACCTTGCCGCCGCCGAACACCGCCTCGTCCCCGGCGAGTCCGGGGCCGCCGGAGCGGTCCTCCTCGATCTCGACCAGGAGGTCGGTGTCGGCGAGCCGGATCCGGTCGCCGGTGGTGGGGCCGAAGAGGTCGGCGTAGACGGCTCTGCTCAGCTCAGGCATCGAGGGGGCCTCCACTCTCGCCGCGCAGGCCCGGTACGACGCGGTGCCCGGCGAGCGGGACGAGTTCGACGTCGACGGGGATGCCGGGCTCGAACCGTACGGACGTGCCGGCGGCCACGTTCAGGCGCAGGCCGTGCGCGGCGGTGCGGTCGAAGCGCAGGCCGGGGTTGGTCTCGGCGAAGTGGTAGTGGGAGCCGATCTGGACGGGCCGGTCGGCGGCGTTGAGCACGGTGAGGCGGGTGACGGGGCGGCCCTCGTTGAGAGGAACAGCGTCGTCGGCGTGGAGGATCTCTCCGGGAATCATGGCGGCGCTCCCCCGTCAGACGATCGGGTCGTGGACGGTGACGAGCTTGGTTCCGTCGGGGAAGGTGGCCTCCACCTGCACGTCGTGGATCATCTCGGGGATGCCCTCCATGACGTCGTCACGGGTGAGCACCTTGCGTCCGGACGCCATGAGTTCGGCGACGGTACGGCCTTCCCTGGCGCCTTCGAGGAGGTGCGAGGTGATCAGGGCGACCGCCTCGGGGTGGTTGAGACGCAGCCCGCGCGCCAGCCGCCTGGTGGCCACGTCGGCGGCCACATGAATGAGCAGACGTTCCTGCTCGTGCGGGGTCAACTGCACGTTTCCACCTCACTGTTGCGGCCCGGTCCGGCGTGGAGCCTGTTGTTCACCCGCACCGATTCAACACTCTGTTGAACGCGAAACGGGGTCACACGGACAGACATCGCACGTTACGGCGGAAGTTTTTCCGGCAGGTTAACCGGCCCTTTGCGCGCCCATGGACATCAACCCGCGCAGGCCGTCCTGCAGGATCTCCACCGGGGCCTCGCCGAACAGCGCCTGCTGGGCCGCGAAGCCCTGCACCGCGGCGATCATCGTGCGGGCGACGTGCTCGGCCGGGACGTCGTCGCGCATCAGCCCCGCCGCCTGGTACGCCTCGACGACCTTCACCCAGGCGACGCGCACCGTGTCGTAGCCGGTCCGCAGCAGCGCCGCGAGCGACTCGTTGCGCAGGGTCTCCCCCCACACCTGGATGAGCAGGCGGGGCATCTCGATGCCGACGACGGCGCCCGGGACGGACTCCCCGCGCAGCACGCGCCCTATCACCTCGCCGACCAGCACGTCGGGCGGGTCGGGCGGGCTCTGGAGCGCGGCCTCCTCGAACGCCTGCCTGACGGAGTCGAGCACCTCGGTGACGATCGCCCCGATCAGCTCCTCCTTGCTGCCGAAGTAGCGGTAGACGGCGCCGGCGGAGAGGTCGACCTCGCGCAGGACGTCCTGCATGGACGTGGCGTGGAAGCCGTTGCGCGCGAAACAGCGCGCGGCACCGTCGAGGATCTGTCGCCTGCGGGCATCGAGGTGCTGTTGCGATACGCGTGCCATGCGAGCAACATAAAACGAACATTCCTTCTTGACAAGCTTCCGGTTCGCGGTGACAGTGACGGGACCAGAAAAACGAACGATCCTTCTTTTTAACGCCCCCTCCAGCGGACCGGAACGAGGACACGATGCCCACCACCCCCACCCGCCGCATGATCGGCGTCATGCTCCTGATCCCCCTGATCGCCGCGGTGGCGCTCGCGGCCTTCGCGTGGCCCGCCGCGCGCGTGGCCCCGCACGATCTGCCGGTCGGCGTCGCCGGGCCGGCCTCGGCGACGGCGCCGCTCCAGCGGGGATTCGAGCGGCGGCCGGACGCCTTCGACGTGCACCGGTACGAAGACGAGGCCGCCGCCCGCGCGGCGATCGAGGAACGGGACATCTACGGGGCCGTGGTCGCCACTGACGAAGGACCGCACCTGCTGACGGCGTCGGCGGCCGGCCCCGTGGTGGCCCAGTTGCTCAGGGAGGCCGTGACCGCGCAGGCACCGGCGGGCGTCCGGGTGCGCGTGACCGACGTGGTCGCGACGCCGCCGGGGGACGCGCGAGGCGGCGTGTTCGGCGCGAGCATGCTGCCGCTGTCCCTGGCGGGCGTCGCCACCGGCGCTCTGGTGAGCCTGCTCGCGCTGCGTGGAGTCCGCGCGCTGGGCGCGCTGTTCGGGGCGGCGGCCCTCGCGGGCCTCACCGCCACCGCCCTCGCCCACAGCTGGCTGGACGTGCTCGCCGGCGACTGGTGGGCGGAGGCAGGAGTGTTCGGGCTCGCCGTACTGGCCATCGGAGCGACCGTGGCCGGACTCTCCGCACTCCTGGGCCGGGCCGGGACCGGCGTCGGCGCCCTGCTGGTGGTGCTGCTCGGCAATCCGCTCTCGGGAGTGTCGAGCGCGCCCGAACTCCTGCCGGAGTCGGTCGGCATGATCGGCCGGTGGCTGCCGCCGGGCGCGAGCGGTTCACTGCTCCGCTCGGTAGCCTACTTCGACGGGAACGCGGCGGGGACGCCCGCGCTGACGCTCACGGTGTGGGCCGCGCTGGGCCTGACCGCGGTGCTGGTGGCAGCACGCCGCACAGCCGGGGCACCCGGGACACCGGCCCCGCCCGGCACCCCGACCCCCGCGCGGGAGTCCGCCCCGGCGGCCTGACCCGCCCCGCACATCACCACACCCACCCGGACCGCGATGCCCCACGCCGGGCGGGCCCCGGATCCCGTACGGCGGATCCACGGCGGACGCCCCAGGGGGCGCCCGGAACACGGCGCCGTCCGCCCGCGGGGCGGGGACCGCGGCGGCCGGTGCGGCGCATCGCGAGGCGGAGGACCGGCGTGATGGATGAACCCGCCGTACGCGGGCGAGGGCACCTCCCGCGCCCCCTCGGGGACTACGGGGGAGAGATACCGCGCCAGGCGTCGCAGGCCAGGCAGGACATTCCGGACACGCTCCACGGGGCGTCCGCCGTAGTGCATGGCGAGGCGGAGGCTCGGGCTCACGGACGGACCGGCCGCACCCGGCCGACTCCGACAGCGCGGTGAGGCACCGCACCGGGCGTTCCGGGCCCCGGGATCCGCCGGACGGGATCCGGCCCGCCCGGCATTCGACGTCGGGGCACGCGGCCCGCCCGGCGGACCGAGGGGGCGAACGGTCAGCGCCTCTTTGGCGGCTCGTGCTTCGCCACGATGCCGAAGTCCGCGCGTTCGCCCGAAGCGGACGTCACCGGCCTGATCGCGCTCACCGAGGCGATCACGCGCTCCTCGGCGGCAGCCGCCTCCTCGGACTTGAGGCTCTCCAGTCGTTCCAGGTCAGCGGCCGACACCAGGGCTACGAGCGGCTTGCCGTGACGCGTCACGACGACGTGTTCCTCGCCGTACACGACCCGGTTGATCAGGTCCGCGAGTTCCGCCCTCGCTTGCGTCACCGGAATTTCGTAAGCCATGCTCGCCATCTTACGTTCTGTACGTCCTGTACATTTTTCACAGACGGACGAGAGCCGCGTCCGGCACGCGAGGAGAGGCACACCATGAACCGTCCTTCCGCCCGCTACGTCCTGCCCGAGTTCACCGAGCGGACCTCCACCGGGACCCGGTCCCTCGACCCGTACTCCAAGCTGTTCGAAGGCCGGATCGTCTTCCTCGGCACGGCTCTGGACGACACCTCGGCGAACGACGTGATCGCCCAGCTCCTCCAGCTCGAATACTCGGCGCCCGACCAGGACATCGCCCTTTACATCAACTCCCCCGGCGGCTCCCTCAGCGCCATGTCCGCCGTGTACGACACGATGCAGGTCGTCGGCTGCGACGTGGCGACCACCTGTCTCGGCCAGGCGGTGTCGACCGCCGCCGTCCTGCTGGCCGCCGGGGCGCCCGGCAAGCGGATGGCACTGCCCGGCGCGCGCGTCGTGCTCCAGCAGCCGGGGATCGAGGAGCCCGTACGCGGCCAGCCGTCCGATCTCGCCATCCACGCCGAGGAGTTGCTGCGACTGCGAGCCCTGATGGCGAGCATGCTGGTGCGGCACACCGGCCGGAGCGCCGAGCGGATCGACAACGACATCGACCGGGACACCGTCTTCGACGCGACGGGCGCCGTGGAGTACGGCCTGGTGGACCAGGTCGCACAGGACCGCCGGGCGTCCCTCGGCCTCCACTCCCCCCGGTGAGCGCCCGATGCTGCCACCGGAACTGCCGCCGCTGCCCGCACTGACCCGCGCCGAGGGCGACTTCGTCGACAGCTATCTCCAGGTCGTCGACCTGGTGGGCCGGATCAACCCGTCACGGGGCGACGACACGTACGGCGCGCTGCGTGCCGCACAGGCCCTCGTCGCCAGGGCCGCCGAACTGCGCGACGCGCTGACGCTGATGCACGCCAGAGGCGAGCGGGAGTTGCACACGCCGACCCTGGACCGCGCGCTGCGGGTGCTCGACGGGGAGCGCAGGGCCGGGCGTGTCACCATGCCGCCCGGACCGGCGACTTGATACGGGCCCGGACCCGCGACACGACGCGAACCGGCGGCCCACCGCCCCGTACGGACGCGTCCGTACGGGAATCGCCCGCTCGTTCGGCGTATCGACGCGCCCGCCGCGATCAGGACGGCGACTCGCGAAGGGTGATCGGCCGTCCGGCCGAAGCACGGTGCTGCGTCGCAGGTACAGCGCGTGAGTGGTCATATCAGCCGTTCACCCAATCACCCATGGCGACCCAAATGGCTCAAAAGTGACGAGTATCACATACCGTCGTTTCGGCACGGATTTTCGCTGAGGCCGCGTCAAGATCCGTGGGACGACAAGCCCCCGCCACCTCGGCGGGGCGGTCCGGGTGGACGCCGAGTCCTGCCGCCGCTCCGGACGACTGGTCGACACGAGTGGATCGGCAGGAGTGGAGGACCCGAGCAGTTCGGGGCGTTCCGACACGGACCGCTCCTCGGGGTGAAGCCGCGCGAGCGGCCGGACATCTTCGCCTGTCCGAACCCGACAGGTCATCCTTCACAGGCGGCTGACGAAGGGTTGCGCATGTCCGCGCAGACGCATGTCCCGTCGCTGCTCTCCCGGGCCGGTACCGCATCGGTCCTCCTCGCCGCCGTCGGCGGCACGATGCTGGCGCCCGGCGCCGTGTCCGAGGCCCACGCCCAGCCCGCCGCCGCCAAGGCCCTCCATGTGGCCGCTTCCAAGAAGGGCGCGCCGTACAAGCACGGGGCGGCCGGTCCGCACCGGTTCGACTGCTCGGGCCTGACGGTGTTCTCGTACAAGAAGGCGGGCAAGTCGCTGCCGCGCACGGCGCAGCAGCAGTACAACAAGTCGCGCCGCATCCCGGCCTCCAGCCGCAAACGGGGCGACCTGGTCTTCTTCCACTACGGAAACAGCGTCTACCACGTCGGGATCTACGCCGGGGCCGGGAAGATCTGGCATTCGCCGAAGTCGGGCCAGGTGGTGCGGCTGGAGCGCATCTGGTCCAAGAGCGTCCGGTACGGCCGCGTCCGCTGACGCCGGGCGGGCGGTGCGCGGCCGGCGGTGGCCGGTGTGTTCGGCACGGCCGCCGGTCAGCCCTGCGCGGAGACCGTCCAGGGCAGGGTGATCCAGACCGTCTTGCCGCCGTCCGCGGTGGGGGTGACGGACAGTCGGCCGCCGTACTCGACGGTGAGCGCCCGGATGATGACCATGCCGCGGCCGTTGTCCTGCTGGACCGCGGCCGGGAGGCGGCGCGGCCACCGCGGATGGCTGTCGGTGACCCCGACACGCAGCTGTTCGTCGCGCTCCAGGGTGATGTCGACCGTGAAGGTCGGTGACCTCCCGAAGGTGTGCTGCACGGCGTTGGTCGCCAGCTCCGAGATGATCAGGCGAACCGTTTCGGCGGTCTCGGCGTCGCCGGGCAGACCCCACTCCGTGAGGACGCGCGCGACGTATCTGCGTGCCTCCGGAACCGAGGCGGGATCGCTCGGCAGGGTGACGGATGCTTCCTGATGGTCTGCCATGGCGACGCTGTCCCTTTCCAACCGGGACGCAGACCGACCTACGGCAGATGCCCGCGAGTACGTCCCCGGATTGCGCTTCGCGACACACTGCCACCAACGGCGCCCGGCGCACGGGCGATCCGCCGGGATACGGCCCCGGTTGTCGCTCTAAGCGGTGAACCCTGCTACGCGCAAACGTATTTGAGCGGGCTCAAGTTTCCGGCCCCGGCGACCGAGGTGGGACACCCGCGGGCGGGAAGGGTGCGTCAGCCGGCCCGCCCCGCGGCCCCGGCGGGCGCGGTGGCGGCGATCGTCGCGAGAGCGGTGGCGACCTGCTGGTCCGTCAGGTCCGCGCGAGCCGTGAGCCGGATCCGGGAGATCCCGTCCGGCACCGACGGCGGCCGGAAGCAGCCCACCACCAGCCCCGCGGCCCGGCAGTCGGCGGCCCAGCGCACCGCCGCGTCCGGGGAGGGCGCCCGGACGGAGACGACGGCCGCGTCCGGGCGTACGGCGGTCAGCCCGGTCCCGGTCAGCCCTTGGTGCAGCGCGTGCGCCACCGCCCGTGCCCGCACCGCCAGCGACGGGTCCCCGCGCAGCAGCCGCAGGCTCGCGAGCGCGGCGCCCGCGGCGGCCGGCGCCAGACCGGTGTCGAAGATGAACGACCGTGCCGTGTTGACGAGTTGGTCGATGACCCGGGCCGGGCCCAGGACCGCGCCGCCCTGGCTGCCGAGCGACTTGGAGAGGGTGAGGGTGGCCACGGTCCCCGGGTCGCCCGCCAGACCCGCCGCGTGGACGGCGCCACGGCCGCCGTCGCCCAGCACTC
Proteins encoded in this window:
- a CDS encoding ATP-binding protein; the encoded protein is MADHQEASVTLPSDPASVPEARRYVARVLTEWGLPGDAETAETVRLIISELATNAVQHTFGRSPTFTVDITLERDEQLRVGVTDSHPRWPRRLPAAVQQDNGRGMVIIRALTVEYGGRLSVTPTADGGKTVWITLPWTVSAQG
- a CDS encoding C40 family peptidase, which gives rise to MSAQTHVPSLLSRAGTASVLLAAVGGTMLAPGAVSEAHAQPAAAKALHVAASKKGAPYKHGAAGPHRFDCSGLTVFSYKKAGKSLPRTAQQQYNKSRRIPASSRKRGDLVFFHYGNSVYHVGIYAGAGKIWHSPKSGQVVRLERIWSKSVRYGRVR